Proteins encoded in a region of the Rhodoligotrophos appendicifer genome:
- a CDS encoding MBL fold metallo-hydrolase RNA specificity domain-containing protein — protein MPSHQIPHPLGGHSIQLHFHGAAQAVTGSCFLITTPRARLLVDCGLFQGAKTEKGLNYRPFPFDPKAVTAVVLTHAHIDHSGLLPKLVLDGFDGPIFATRATMDLCSVMLPDSGHIQEMEVQQLNRRNARRGLDDVSPIYTAEQAVMTLTQFRGVDYGDWVTVAGGIRCRFWNAGHLLGSASVEIEISRDDENPLRLLFSGDIGPGHKLLQSEPEGPEGVDHIICEATYGDEDRPEISPEVRRQRLKAEVDHAYHSRGALLIPSFAVERTQELLVDLIHLMEANEVPTVPIFIDSPLASKASMVFQRHLRELADGPALKRAFDAHNVRFTDTVEQSKAISRVRSFYIVIAASGMCEAGRIRHHLKDWLWREEATILLVGYQAQGTLGRILLQGATKVRLMGEEILVRAHIRSLDLYSGHADGPELVSWITARRPISGNLFLVHGEQDALEALKQRVKGPMADLPVFIPALDEAFDLSGPVAQPIASDRPARIPPDQAGHLDWHNDLSKLILDINDSVAQAADERARNVIIRRLKRALTDR, from the coding sequence ATGCCATCGCATCAGATACCCCACCCGCTGGGGGGACACTCCATCCAACTCCACTTCCATGGCGCGGCCCAAGCCGTTACGGGGTCGTGCTTCCTGATCACGACGCCCAGGGCGCGCCTTCTGGTAGACTGTGGACTGTTCCAAGGGGCCAAGACCGAGAAAGGACTGAATTACCGCCCCTTTCCCTTCGACCCTAAAGCGGTCACGGCAGTCGTCCTGACGCATGCTCACATAGACCATAGCGGGCTTCTGCCGAAATTGGTGCTCGACGGCTTCGACGGACCGATCTTTGCGACCCGAGCCACCATGGATCTGTGTTCGGTCATGCTTCCTGACTCGGGCCACATCCAGGAGATGGAAGTTCAGCAGCTCAACCGGCGAAATGCCCGTCGCGGCTTGGATGACGTATCGCCCATCTACACAGCCGAGCAGGCCGTGATGACCCTGACCCAGTTTCGTGGGGTGGATTATGGCGACTGGGTCACGGTTGCCGGTGGCATCCGATGCCGGTTCTGGAATGCGGGTCATTTGCTGGGTTCCGCATCGGTAGAGATCGAGATTTCAAGAGATGACGAGAACCCTCTACGCCTGCTCTTCTCAGGCGATATCGGGCCCGGGCACAAGCTTTTGCAATCGGAGCCGGAGGGGCCGGAGGGCGTCGATCACATCATTTGCGAGGCGACCTATGGCGATGAGGATCGGCCGGAGATCTCCCCTGAGGTGCGGCGGCAGCGCCTCAAGGCGGAGGTAGACCACGCCTACCATTCGAGGGGAGCCCTGCTCATCCCGTCATTTGCCGTGGAGCGGACACAGGAGCTGCTCGTCGACCTCATTCATCTGATGGAGGCGAACGAGGTTCCGACCGTTCCGATCTTCATCGACTCGCCTCTGGCGTCGAAAGCTAGCATGGTTTTCCAGAGGCATCTCCGAGAGCTGGCCGATGGACCTGCCCTGAAGCGTGCCTTCGATGCCCATAATGTCCGCTTTACGGATACGGTTGAACAAAGCAAGGCCATCAGCCGTGTTCGGAGCTTCTATATCGTCATCGCTGCCAGCGGTATGTGCGAAGCAGGACGCATTCGCCACCATCTCAAAGACTGGTTGTGGCGCGAGGAGGCAACGATATTGCTGGTCGGCTATCAGGCGCAGGGCACCTTGGGCAGAATCCTGCTGCAAGGAGCGACGAAGGTGCGCCTGATGGGAGAGGAGATCTTGGTGCGCGCCCATATTCGCTCGCTGGATCTCTATTCGGGGCATGCAGACGGCCCCGAACTCGTCTCCTGGATCACGGCGCGGCGGCCGATTTCTGGAAACCTGTTTCTGGTTCACGGCGAGCAAGACGCATTGGAAGCGTTGAAGCAGCGAGTGAAAGGGCCGATGGCGGACCTGCCGGTCTTCATTCCCGCGCTCGATGAGGCATTCGACCTCTCGGGGCCGGTTGCCCAGCCCATAGCGTCGGATCGGCCGGCCAGAATTCCTCCCGACCAGGCTGGCCATCTCGATTGGCACAATGACCTTTCGAAACTGATCCTGGACATCAATGACTCCGTGGCCCAGGCGGCGGACGAGCGCGCCCGTAATGTGATCATTCGCCGCTTGAAGCGGGCACTCACCGATCGCTGA
- a CDS encoding efflux RND transporter periplasmic adaptor subunit: MHHGPGPKGWGALWRRKWLIAAVILVIGSAGLLMMRLTIGPDVVVYPAVRGDLVKTVVASGNVETPYRVDIGSQITGIVKEVLVDEGQTVKAGQKLIALDATELEEQMVQSQGALAQAEARLRQMSEVTGPAAAEALKQGRANLVNAEATFRRAERLANAGYNTQAALDEATKTLGVAQAVVRAAELQVFTSSPGGSDYVMVETQLHQAQANLASARARLSYATITAPRDGVLIRRSVERGTVVQPGKTLLVLAPDGEVQLVVQIDEKNLGLIRLGQDAIGSADAYPDQRFPARVAYINPAIDITRASVEVKLEVADPPAYLRQDMTVSVDIEVDHRQGALIVPARVVHDPSSDAPFVLAVHEGRARSQRVRLGLRAGEMVEVLEGVAPGDQLIPVAAGVKAGQAVRPVTP, encoded by the coding sequence TTGCATCATGGTCCCGGGCCCAAGGGCTGGGGAGCTTTGTGGCGCCGCAAATGGCTGATTGCAGCCGTCATCCTCGTCATCGGGAGTGCCGGTCTGTTGATGATGCGCCTCACCATCGGGCCGGACGTCGTGGTCTATCCAGCGGTTCGAGGTGACCTTGTAAAGACCGTCGTCGCGAGCGGGAATGTGGAAACACCTTATCGCGTCGATATCGGCAGCCAAATCACGGGTATTGTCAAAGAGGTCCTCGTCGACGAGGGCCAGACCGTCAAGGCGGGCCAGAAGCTGATCGCGCTCGATGCCACCGAGCTCGAAGAGCAGATGGTTCAATCCCAGGGGGCGCTGGCCCAAGCTGAAGCCCGACTGCGGCAAATGAGCGAGGTGACGGGACCGGCGGCTGCCGAGGCGCTGAAACAGGGCCGCGCCAATCTTGTTAATGCCGAAGCGACATTCCGGCGCGCGGAGCGGCTAGCCAATGCCGGGTACAATACCCAAGCGGCCCTTGACGAGGCCACGAAGACCCTCGGCGTCGCGCAGGCCGTGGTTCGGGCCGCGGAGCTTCAGGTGTTCACATCAAGTCCTGGCGGCAGCGATTACGTCATGGTGGAGACGCAGCTCCATCAAGCACAGGCGAATCTCGCCAGCGCCCGGGCCCGTCTCAGCTATGCAACCATCACTGCGCCCCGCGATGGCGTTCTCATCCGTCGCAGCGTTGAGCGCGGTACGGTTGTTCAGCCGGGCAAGACGTTGCTCGTGCTGGCACCCGACGGCGAAGTCCAGCTGGTCGTCCAGATCGACGAGAAGAACCTTGGTCTCATAAGGCTGGGCCAAGACGCCATCGGCTCTGCGGACGCCTATCCGGATCAACGGTTCCCGGCACGTGTCGCCTATATCAACCCCGCGATCGACATCACGCGGGCCTCCGTCGAGGTGAAGCTCGAGGTTGCTGATCCTCCAGCCTATCTGCGACAGGACATGACCGTGTCCGTGGACATCGAGGTCGATCACCGGCAGGGGGCCCTCATCGTTCCCGCGAGGGTCGTCCATGACCCCTCGTCTGATGCGCCGTTCGTCCTGGCCGTGCATGAGGGCAGAGCGCGGAGCCAGAGGGTCCGTCTCGGTCTGCGGGCCGGCGAAATGGTGGAGGTCCTCGAGGGCGTCGCTCCTGGGGATCAACTCATTCCAGTGGCCGCGGGTGTGAAGGCGGGACAAGCCGTCAGGCCGGTCACGCCATGA
- a CDS encoding FtsX-like permease family protein has protein sequence MNRWLPFEVIAATRFLAEGRMQTAFILTGIGIGVGVIVFMSAMLAGLQANFIKRVLTSQPQIQLVTPDEVARPLFGPGVHEGAIVQRPTQRVRSIDQWQAIRAEMQARPDIVVVSPTVSGAALAIRGDASRSITLTGMDPERYFKIVRIPDYIVAGQTTLGTDDILVGTELANDLGASLGDKLNVTTGSGGARILTIRGIFDLGNKGANERSTFVALRTAQSLLGLIGGVTTIDITVKDIYSAETIAQDIEASVPVQAESWIKTNAQFFTAVRAQQTTNTLIRLFVGLSVAFGIAAVLVVSVIQRSRDIGILRAMGTSRGQVLRVFLIQGGILGFAGSLAGSALGAAGLVVWHNYARQADGSELFPLVLEPTLFIASAALATVTGVAAAIAPAMRAASLDPVEAIRG, from the coding sequence ATGAACCGGTGGCTGCCGTTCGAGGTGATTGCCGCAACCCGCTTTCTTGCCGAGGGTCGGATGCAGACGGCCTTCATTCTCACCGGCATCGGCATCGGCGTCGGCGTGATCGTCTTCATGTCCGCGATGCTCGCCGGCCTGCAGGCCAATTTCATCAAGCGGGTTCTCACCTCGCAACCGCAGATCCAGCTCGTGACGCCCGACGAGGTCGCGCGCCCGCTCTTCGGCCCCGGCGTCCATGAGGGCGCCATCGTCCAGCGCCCCACACAGAGGGTCCGATCGATCGACCAGTGGCAGGCCATCCGGGCGGAGATGCAGGCAAGACCCGATATCGTCGTGGTCTCTCCCACGGTCTCAGGAGCGGCGCTGGCAATCCGGGGCGATGCAAGTCGCAGCATCACCCTCACCGGCATGGACCCCGAGCGCTATTTCAAGATCGTCCGCATTCCGGATTATATCGTTGCGGGGCAGACGACCCTCGGCACCGACGACATCCTCGTCGGAACCGAACTCGCCAATGATCTCGGTGCGAGTCTCGGAGACAAGCTCAATGTGACCACGGGGTCAGGAGGGGCTCGCATCCTGACGATCCGAGGCATTTTTGATCTGGGAAACAAGGGAGCCAATGAGCGGAGCACGTTCGTCGCTCTGCGAACGGCTCAGAGCCTGCTCGGCCTGATCGGCGGCGTCACCACCATCGACATCACCGTGAAGGACATCTACAGCGCGGAGACGATCGCCCAGGACATTGAGGCGAGCGTGCCGGTCCAGGCCGAAAGCTGGATCAAGACCAATGCCCAGTTCTTCACGGCGGTGCGGGCGCAGCAGACCACCAACACTCTGATCCGACTTTTCGTGGGGCTGTCCGTGGCTTTTGGCATCGCGGCGGTGCTGGTCGTCTCCGTGATCCAGCGTTCCCGCGACATCGGTATTCTCCGCGCCATGGGAACGTCACGCGGCCAGGTCTTGCGCGTCTTCCTGATCCAGGGCGGAATTCTCGGTTTTGCCGGCTCTTTAGCGGGCTCGGCACTGGGTGCGGCGGGGTTGGTCGTCTGGCACAATTACGCCCGGCAGGCAGACGGCTCCGAACTCTTCCCCCTCGTCCTTGAGCCCACTCTGTTTATTGCATCCGCCGCTCTCGCCACCGTCACCGGCGTGGCTGCCGCCATTGCGCCTGCCATGCGTGCCGCCAGCCTGGATCCGGTGGAGGCAATCCGTGGCTGA
- a CDS encoding ABC transporter ATP-binding protein, with product MADVLVLEKIRKSYGVGTPVETEVLHGIDLTIAEGEFVAVMGPSGSGKSTLLNIIGLLDRPTSGRLLIAGEDTTRLADADLTQLRGRTIGFVFQYHYLISAFTAAENVMMPMLVDRGRPDQEMERRADELLGRVGLTKWRNNRAMNMSGGQQQRVAIARALAMRPALVLADEPTGNLDTASATDVLQLMRRINREQSTTFLIVTHNLDLAQHCDRIIEVVDGRLAGAKGTP from the coding sequence GTGGCTGACGTCCTCGTGCTCGAAAAGATCCGCAAATCCTACGGTGTTGGAACGCCCGTCGAGACAGAGGTGCTGCATGGGATCGACCTCACCATTGCAGAAGGCGAATTTGTTGCGGTGATGGGTCCCTCCGGATCCGGCAAGAGCACCCTGCTTAACATCATCGGGCTCCTCGACCGGCCGACATCCGGGCGGCTGTTGATTGCCGGAGAGGACACGACGCGTCTCGCGGATGCGGATCTGACCCAACTTCGAGGTCGGACGATCGGATTTGTCTTCCAGTATCATTACCTCATCTCGGCCTTCACCGCGGCCGAGAACGTGATGATGCCGATGCTCGTCGACCGCGGCAGGCCCGACCAGGAGATGGAACGGCGTGCGGACGAGCTTCTGGGCAGGGTGGGCCTCACCAAGTGGCGGAACAACCGGGCCATGAATATGTCGGGCGGACAGCAGCAGCGGGTGGCAATCGCCAGAGCGCTGGCCATGAGGCCGGCGCTGGTTCTCGCAGACGAGCCCACGGGCAATCTCGATACGGCATCAGCGACGGATGTCCTTCAGCTGATGCGACGGATCAATCGCGAGCAATCCACGACGTTCCTGATCGTCACGCATAATCTCGATCTGGCCCAACATTGCGATCGGATCATCGAAGTGGTCGATGGCCGCCTGGCTGGCGCGAAGGGGACGCCCTAA
- the ftsH gene encoding ATP-dependent zinc metalloprotease FtsH, which produces MAQDSSSRRQSIVTWYLIAAGMGLLLLQWAWASYSHVDTIPFSQFEQLVDQEKVAEVAVGQDTIQGRVKAPLPSGNTAFVTARVEPMLAEKLAAKGVVVTGVPTGGLIQTLLSWAVPAFLFYLLWVFVFRRMADRQGLGGMMSIGKSRAKVYVEKDTKVSFADVAGVEEAKFELKEVVYFLKDPKVYGRLGARLPKGILLVGPPGTGKTLLARAVAGEAGVPFFSISGSEFVEMFVGVGAARVRDLFEQARKAAPCIIFIDELDALGRSRAAGAFGGYDEKEQTLNQLLAELDGFDPSVGVILLAATNRPEILDPALLRAGRFDRHVLVDRPDRLGRLEILKVHVRKIRLAPDVSLQKVAGLTTGFTGADLANLVNEAAIAATRRMAVAVTFDDFTTAIERIVAGVEKKSRVLSPPERRRVAFHEMGHALVASSLPGVDPVQKVSIIPRGVGALGYTMQRPTEDRFLLAASDLKNRIAVLMGGRAAERLIFDEDVSTGAADDLQRATEIAIEMVTKYGMDPTVGQRTYAPRVQSFLPNAQEPTNAAEATAREIDVAVRDLVETADATARDILIRRRSDLDAGAALLLEKETLTAEEFVPLCRLRSSQPPHREVA; this is translated from the coding sequence ATGGCCCAGGATTCGTCCTCGAGAAGACAGAGCATCGTCACCTGGTATCTCATTGCGGCCGGCATGGGCCTGTTGCTGCTGCAATGGGCGTGGGCAAGCTACAGCCATGTCGATACGATTCCGTTCAGCCAGTTCGAACAGCTCGTCGACCAAGAGAAGGTCGCAGAAGTGGCGGTGGGGCAGGATACCATTCAGGGCAGGGTGAAGGCGCCCTTGCCCAGCGGGAACACGGCGTTCGTCACCGCACGGGTCGAGCCCATGCTTGCGGAGAAGCTGGCAGCGAAGGGGGTAGTGGTCACCGGGGTTCCGACAGGCGGCCTCATCCAAACCCTCCTGTCCTGGGCGGTGCCAGCCTTTCTATTCTACCTTCTTTGGGTGTTCGTCTTTCGTCGCATGGCCGATCGCCAGGGCCTCGGTGGGATGATGTCGATCGGCAAGTCGCGCGCCAAGGTCTATGTGGAAAAGGACACTAAGGTCAGCTTCGCCGATGTTGCGGGTGTCGAGGAGGCGAAGTTCGAGCTGAAGGAAGTCGTCTACTTCCTCAAGGATCCGAAAGTGTATGGCCGGCTTGGCGCAAGGCTGCCCAAAGGCATCCTCCTCGTCGGGCCGCCGGGCACGGGAAAGACCCTCTTGGCGCGCGCCGTTGCCGGAGAGGCGGGGGTGCCGTTCTTTTCGATCTCAGGCTCCGAATTCGTGGAGATGTTCGTCGGTGTCGGCGCAGCGCGGGTGCGCGACCTGTTCGAGCAGGCCCGCAAGGCTGCACCTTGCATCATCTTCATCGATGAGCTCGATGCCCTGGGCCGCAGCAGGGCAGCAGGCGCCTTTGGCGGCTATGACGAAAAGGAGCAGACGCTGAACCAGCTCCTGGCGGAGCTCGACGGCTTCGATCCAAGCGTCGGGGTCATCCTGCTGGCCGCCACCAACCGCCCCGAGATTCTCGATCCCGCACTGCTGCGCGCCGGACGTTTCGACCGCCACGTCCTGGTCGATCGGCCGGACCGTCTCGGCCGCCTGGAGATCCTGAAGGTGCATGTCCGAAAGATCCGCCTGGCGCCTGATGTCAGTCTCCAGAAAGTTGCGGGACTGACGACCGGATTCACGGGGGCAGATCTCGCCAACCTCGTGAACGAGGCGGCGATCGCAGCGACGCGACGCATGGCCGTGGCCGTGACCTTCGATGATTTCACCACTGCCATCGAGCGGATCGTCGCCGGCGTCGAGAAGAAGAGCCGCGTCCTCAGCCCGCCGGAGCGGCGACGGGTCGCCTTTCACGAGATGGGGCATGCGCTGGTCGCCTCCAGCCTGCCTGGGGTCGATCCGGTGCAGAAGGTTTCCATCATTCCGAGAGGGGTCGGGGCGCTCGGCTATACGATGCAGCGACCGACCGAGGACCGGTTCCTGCTGGCCGCCAGCGACCTTAAGAACCGAATTGCCGTGCTTATGGGAGGGCGCGCCGCGGAGCGCTTGATCTTCGACGAGGATGTTTCGACAGGTGCTGCCGACGACCTGCAGCGTGCCACCGAGATCGCCATCGAGATGGTGACAAAATACGGAATGGATCCGACGGTCGGCCAGCGCACCTATGCGCCGCGGGTTCAGAGTTTTCTGCCGAACGCGCAGGAGCCGACGAATGCGGCAGAGGCGACGGCGAGGGAAATCGACGTCGCCGTGCGCGATCTGGTGGAGACCGCTGATGCCACGGCGCGCGACATTCTCATCCGACGCCGGAGCGATCTCGACGCCGGAGCGGCCCTGCTTCTGGAGAAAGAGACGCTGACGGCGGAGGAATTCGTACCCCTGTGCCGCTTGCGTTCTTCACAGCCCCCGCATCGCGAAGTGGCGTAG
- a CDS encoding ABC transporter substrate-binding protein, translating into MAYENAGKLPIMDRRRFILMTVAAVSTAKIPSAMAQTQGVTDKVIQLGGVFALSGPVRLITEPYEQAARAYFDKINKAGGVKGRQIEWLIEDDAYQPAKALAGAKKLVERDGVFLLFGSVGTPTTVAISTYAERADIPFFSLNPTPETLKTTFALTPNYFSQIYFVTKHVVDKLGKKRVAYFYQNDDLGEAGRKGFEKALRESGLEPVADVGYERGTNDFSTYVLRLKDSNADAVVSMSTAGATATAIKQAKSAGYGPLWVAGAGGSSVSMPKLLGDDVNGVVFANEVESAFSDVPAVQEFRKDLLDRFPGATVDWGALVGYVHAAMMVEILNAATELTREGVIAAANSGQPLEVGLMPPVTYTEEKHIGANGVRIFEWRDGKTVPISAWHTISYD; encoded by the coding sequence TTGGCATACGAAAACGCGGGCAAATTGCCCATAATGGACCGCAGGCGCTTCATCCTCATGACGGTGGCCGCCGTATCCACGGCTAAAATTCCCTCTGCCATGGCGCAGACTCAGGGCGTCACTGACAAGGTGATCCAGCTCGGAGGGGTGTTCGCACTTAGCGGTCCGGTCCGACTGATCACCGAACCTTATGAGCAGGCCGCCCGCGCCTATTTCGACAAGATCAACAAGGCAGGCGGCGTCAAGGGTCGCCAGATCGAATGGTTGATCGAGGACGATGCTTACCAGCCTGCTAAGGCGCTTGCCGGCGCAAAGAAGCTGGTCGAGCGCGACGGTGTTTTCCTGCTGTTCGGCTCCGTCGGGACCCCAACAACGGTGGCGATATCGACCTATGCCGAGCGGGCCGACATACCATTCTTCAGCCTCAACCCTACGCCTGAGACTTTGAAGACGACTTTCGCCCTAACCCCGAACTACTTCAGTCAGATCTATTTCGTCACCAAGCATGTTGTCGACAAGCTTGGCAAGAAAAGGGTCGCCTATTTCTATCAGAACGATGATCTGGGCGAGGCGGGGCGCAAGGGCTTCGAGAAGGCTTTGAGAGAGTCGGGCCTCGAGCCGGTCGCCGATGTGGGCTATGAGCGAGGCACGAACGATTTTAGCACCTATGTGCTTCGGCTGAAGGACTCCAACGCTGACGCAGTCGTCTCCATGAGCACAGCCGGTGCCACGGCGACGGCAATCAAGCAGGCGAAATCCGCCGGCTACGGTCCCCTTTGGGTGGCGGGCGCCGGTGGCAGCTCTGTCTCCATGCCGAAACTGCTGGGCGACGACGTTAATGGCGTCGTGTTCGCTAATGAAGTCGAATCTGCCTTCAGCGATGTCCCAGCCGTCCAGGAATTTCGGAAAGACTTGCTAGACCGCTTCCCAGGCGCGACCGTCGACTGGGGCGCGCTGGTGGGCTATGTGCATGCCGCGATGATGGTGGAAATCCTCAACGCGGCCACAGAGTTGACGCGGGAGGGCGTGATCGCCGCCGCCAACTCTGGCCAGCCCCTCGAGGTCGGATTGATGCCCCCGGTGACCTACACCGAAGAAAAGCACATCGGCGCCAACGGCGTTCGGATTTTCGAATGGCGAGACGGGAAGACTGTGCCCATTTCAGCGTGGCACACGATCTCATACGATTAG
- a CDS encoding AMP-binding protein: MLERTEVALEGRPSAGIVSGPEAFAPECIGDALDRAALAWPGRVGWEFDDDYVSFAGMRESANAVARALVAASIGEGDIVAVWMPNRAEFAYVQFACAKIGAVIAAINTRSRRFELEHTLADSGARLLIMQDGFRSNDFVATLAELCPQGQRSDHGRVAAPQLPGLGLIIALPGSTRDPLALSWQAFLDGGSAVQADALAAVQARQDWRRPALLQYTSGTTSRPKGALCNHRYCLYFGVAFLRNLEIGPNDVLLNTQPVYHVGGACGAVTVPLTIGCKVVMPESYDAGRVLQLIAAKRCTLRSGTAAMYTAELSHPQFEQFDLSSLRGAWCNATPSLMNRIRERMGISSLVQVFAATEGGGTCGRIGDSWEILSTTCGRAVEGMEIKIVDPLTGHELPRGSVGEIRLRGWWMMNGYLNAPQQTAEVIDQSGWLHSGDLGEMDDVGHLKFRGRIKDMIRVGGENVSAEEVENVLIGHPDIVQAAAVSTPDSRLGEVVAAFVQKRAGSSLAEGDVVSFCGRLMANFRVPRRIIFVEDWPMTESGKIRKVDLRERLLQPGDRSMSQ, translated from the coding sequence ATGCTGGAAAGGACAGAGGTCGCGTTAGAAGGTCGCCCCTCTGCCGGCATTGTTTCGGGGCCTGAGGCGTTCGCGCCGGAATGTATCGGCGACGCGCTGGATCGGGCAGCGCTTGCCTGGCCGGGGCGGGTCGGCTGGGAGTTCGACGATGATTATGTCAGCTTTGCGGGAATGCGCGAGAGCGCGAACGCTGTCGCCCGGGCCCTGGTCGCAGCCTCCATCGGTGAAGGCGATATCGTCGCCGTATGGATGCCCAATCGTGCCGAGTTCGCCTATGTGCAATTCGCCTGCGCCAAGATCGGCGCCGTCATCGCGGCAATCAACACGCGCTCGCGCCGCTTCGAGCTGGAGCACACGCTGGCTGACAGTGGCGCCCGCCTCCTGATTATGCAGGATGGATTTCGCAGCAACGACTTCGTCGCCACCCTGGCAGAGCTGTGCCCACAGGGACAACGGTCCGACCACGGCCGGGTTGCGGCACCGCAACTGCCCGGTCTCGGCTTGATCATCGCTCTGCCCGGCTCGACGCGCGATCCGCTGGCGCTCAGCTGGCAGGCTTTCCTGGACGGGGGATCAGCCGTCCAGGCCGACGCGCTGGCCGCCGTGCAGGCCCGGCAGGACTGGCGCCGACCAGCATTGCTGCAATACACATCGGGCACCACATCCCGGCCCAAAGGCGCACTCTGCAATCATCGCTACTGTCTTTATTTCGGTGTGGCCTTCCTCCGAAATCTGGAGATCGGTCCCAATGATGTGCTTCTCAACACGCAGCCGGTCTACCATGTCGGGGGAGCCTGCGGCGCCGTGACGGTGCCGTTGACCATCGGCTGTAAGGTAGTCATGCCGGAAAGCTATGATGCCGGGCGGGTGCTCCAGCTTATCGCAGCCAAGCGCTGCACGCTACGCTCCGGAACGGCTGCAATGTATACGGCCGAGCTTTCCCATCCTCAATTTGAGCAGTTCGACTTATCAAGCCTGCGCGGTGCCTGGTGCAACGCTACGCCTTCCCTGATGAACCGGATTAGGGAGCGCATGGGGATTTCGTCTCTGGTCCAAGTCTTTGCGGCAACGGAGGGGGGAGGAACTTGCGGGCGCATAGGCGACAGCTGGGAGATATTGTCTACGACCTGTGGCCGCGCTGTGGAGGGCATGGAGATCAAAATTGTCGATCCGCTCACCGGCCACGAGCTGCCGCGCGGGAGCGTGGGCGAGATACGCCTGCGCGGCTGGTGGATGATGAACGGCTATCTGAACGCGCCTCAACAGACAGCGGAAGTCATTGATCAAAGCGGCTGGTTGCATAGCGGTGATCTGGGCGAAATGGATGACGTCGGCCATCTGAAATTTCGCGGCCGCATCAAGGACATGATCCGCGTTGGCGGCGAGAATGTCTCGGCCGAGGAGGTCGAGAACGTCCTGATCGGCCATCCCGACATCGTCCAGGCAGCGGCCGTCTCCACGCCGGATTCACGGCTCGGCGAGGTGGTTGCCGCCTTCGTTCAGAAGCGCGCCGGCAGCAGTCTCGCAGAAGGCGACGTAGTTTCCTTTTGTGGGCGCCTGATGGCTAATTTTCGGGTGCCCCGTCGCATTATTTTCGTTGAGGATTGGCCCATGACCGAAAGTGGCAAGATACGGAAAGTCGATTTGCGTGAGCGCCTGCTCCAACCCGGTGACAGAAGCATGTCGCAATGA
- a CDS encoding Zn-ribbon domain-containing OB-fold protein has product MKYRTPRSSLDTAQYWQSAHSGRLIFQRCAACTSVVFHPRAACPYCLSEALTWQTSEGVGTVYSFSLQHVHLDGATGIRAFAIIELAEGFHMFSEVLADNPAELRIGDPVAVDFQPLDQNHALPVFRRQMQ; this is encoded by the coding sequence ATGAAGTATCGCACTCCACGTTCTAGTCTTGACACCGCCCAATATTGGCAGTCTGCGCATTCGGGCAGATTGATTTTCCAGCGCTGCGCGGCTTGCACCAGCGTCGTATTTCACCCGCGCGCGGCCTGTCCCTACTGTCTGTCGGAAGCGCTGACATGGCAAACCTCGGAGGGCGTGGGAACGGTCTATTCCTTCTCGTTGCAGCACGTCCATCTTGATGGTGCGACCGGCATACGCGCCTTCGCCATTATCGAATTGGCGGAAGGTTTTCACATGTTCTCAGAGGTCCTAGCAGACAACCCCGCCGAGCTGCGCATAGGCGATCCGGTCGCCGTTGACTTCCAGCCGCTTGACCAGAACCACGCACTGCCCGTCTTTCGGAGGCAGATGCAATGA